A window of Polaromonas hydrogenivorans contains these coding sequences:
- a CDS encoding NADH-quinone oxidoreductase subunit A, with the protein MNLDQYLPVLLFILVGVGVGILPMVLGRLLGPVRPDSEKNSPYECGFEAFEDARMKFDVRYYLVAILFILFDLEIAFLFPWAVSLKEIGALGFWSVMVFLGILVVGFVYEWKKGALDWE; encoded by the coding sequence ATGAACCTCGATCAATACCTTCCTGTCCTCTTGTTTATTTTGGTAGGGGTAGGTGTCGGTATATTGCCGATGGTGCTGGGTCGTTTGTTGGGCCCTGTGCGGCCCGACAGTGAGAAAAACTCCCCTTATGAGTGCGGTTTCGAGGCTTTCGAAGATGCCCGCATGAAGTTTGATGTGCGCTACTACCTGGTTGCCATCCTGTTCATTCTTTTTGATCTTGAAATCGCTTTTCTTTTTCCGTGGGCGGTCTCGCTCAAGGAAATCGGCGCACTGGGTTTCTGGTCGGTCATGGTTTTTCTGGGCATTCTGGTCGTGGGCTTTGTCTATGAGTGGAAAAAGGGTGCACTGGACTGGGAATAA
- the pnp gene encoding polyribonucleotide nucleotidyltransferase: MSIFNKVTKSFQWGQHKVTMETGEMARQAGGAVLLDMDGTVVLATVVAKSDAKPGQDFFPLTVDYLEKTYAAGRIPGSFFKREGRPSEFETLTSRLIDRPIRPLFPEGFFNEVQVVIHVLSLNPEVEGDIPALIASSAALSISGIPFNGPIGAARVAYINGEYVLNPGKTQLKDSTMDLVVAGTEAAVLMVESEAKQLSEEIMLGAIVFGHEQGNIAINAIHELVRDAGKPVWDWKAPAKDEVLIAKVVALAEEKLVAAYQIRNKQARTHATRQVTTWTKMGLKAEGVEFDGVAVEGMLFDIEAKIVRSQILAGDPRIDGRDTRTVRPIEIRNSVLPRTHGSALFTRGETQALVVTTLGTERDAQRIDALSGDYEDRFMLHYNMPPFATGETGRVGSPKRREIGHGRLAKRALIAVLPSKEEFPYTMRVVSEITESNGSSSMASVCGGCLSLMDAGVPMKAHVAGIAMGLIKEDNRFAVLTDILGDEDHLGDMDFKVAGTTFGITALQMDIKIQGITKEIMQVALAQAKEARMHILGKMQEAMGQANAEVSDFAPRLYVMKINPEKIRDVIGKGGAVIRALTEETGTQINIEEDGTITIASNDSAKADEAKRRIAEITAEVEIGKVYEGAITKILDFGALVNLMPGKDGLLHISQIAHERVEKVTDYLTEGQIIKVKVLETDEKGRVKLSMKALLDRPSQHQG, from the coding sequence ATGAGCATTTTCAATAAAGTCACCAAATCATTCCAATGGGGCCAGCACAAGGTCACGATGGAAACCGGCGAAATGGCGCGCCAGGCTGGCGGCGCCGTGCTGCTTGACATGGACGGCACCGTCGTGCTGGCCACCGTGGTTGCCAAGAGCGATGCCAAGCCCGGCCAGGATTTCTTTCCCCTGACGGTCGATTACCTTGAGAAGACCTATGCCGCAGGCCGCATTCCCGGCAGCTTCTTCAAGCGCGAAGGCCGCCCCAGCGAATTTGAAACGCTGACGTCGCGCCTGATCGACCGCCCGATTCGCCCGCTGTTTCCCGAAGGCTTCTTCAATGAAGTGCAGGTCGTGATCCATGTGCTGTCGCTCAATCCGGAAGTCGAAGGCGACATTCCCGCGCTGATCGCTTCGAGCGCCGCCCTGTCAATTTCGGGCATTCCGTTCAACGGCCCGATTGGCGCCGCCCGCGTGGCCTACATCAATGGCGAGTACGTGCTGAATCCCGGCAAGACCCAGCTCAAGGATTCCACCATGGACCTGGTGGTGGCCGGTACCGAAGCCGCCGTGCTGATGGTCGAGTCCGAAGCCAAGCAGCTGTCTGAAGAAATCATGCTCGGCGCCATTGTGTTTGGCCACGAGCAGGGCAACATCGCCATCAATGCGATTCACGAACTGGTTCGCGATGCCGGCAAGCCGGTGTGGGACTGGAAAGCCCCCGCCAAGGACGAGGTGCTGATCGCCAAGGTGGTTGCGCTGGCCGAGGAAAAGCTGGTTGCCGCCTACCAAATCCGCAACAAGCAGGCCCGCACGCACGCCACGCGTCAAGTGACCACCTGGACCAAGATGGGCCTGAAAGCTGAAGGCGTTGAATTCGACGGCGTTGCCGTTGAAGGCATGCTGTTCGACATCGAAGCCAAGATCGTCCGCAGCCAGATTCTGGCCGGTGATCCGCGCATCGACGGCCGCGACACGCGCACCGTGCGTCCGATTGAAATCCGCAACAGTGTGCTGCCGCGCACCCACGGTTCAGCGCTGTTCACGCGTGGCGAAACCCAGGCGCTGGTCGTGACCACGCTGGGCACCGAGCGCGACGCGCAGCGCATCGACGCCCTGAGCGGCGACTACGAAGACCGCTTCATGCTGCACTACAACATGCCTCCGTTCGCCACCGGCGAAACCGGCCGCGTGGGCAGCCCGAAACGCCGCGAGATTGGTCATGGGCGGCTTGCGAAGCGCGCGCTGATCGCCGTGCTGCCGAGCAAGGAAGAATTCCCATACACCATGCGCGTGGTCAGCGAGATCACCGAATCCAACGGCTCCTCGTCGATGGCTTCGGTCTGCGGCGGCTGCCTGTCGCTGATGGATGCCGGCGTTCCCATGAAAGCGCATGTGGCCGGTATCGCCATGGGCCTGATCAAGGAAGACAACCGTTTTGCCGTGCTGACCGACATCCTGGGCGATGAAGATCACCTGGGCGACATGGACTTCAAGGTTGCTGGCACCACGTTCGGCATCACCGCGCTGCAGATGGACATCAAGATCCAGGGCATCACCAAGGAAATCATGCAGGTCGCTCTGGCCCAGGCCAAGGAAGCGCGCATGCACATTCTGGGCAAGATGCAGGAAGCCATGGGCCAGGCCAATGCGGAAGTCTCTGACTTCGCGCCGCGCCTGTATGTCATGAAGATCAACCCCGAAAAGATCCGCGACGTGATCGGCAAGGGCGGCGCCGTCATCCGTGCGCTGACCGAAGAGACCGGCACGCAGATCAACATCGAGGAAGATGGCACCATCACCATCGCCTCGAACGACAGCGCCAAGGCTGACGAAGCCAAGCGCCGCATCGCCGAAATCACTGCCGAAGTCGAAATCGGCAAGGTCTATGAAGGCGCTATCACCAAGATCCTCGATTTCGGTGCGCTGGTCAATCTCATGCCCGGCAAGGACGGCTTGCTGCACATCAGCCAGATCGCCCACGAGCGTGTCGAGAAAGTCACCGACTACCTGACCGAAGGCCAGATCATCAAGGTCAAGGTTCTGGAAACCGACGAAAAAGGCCGCGTCAAGCTGTCAATGAAGGCATTGCTGGACCGTCCTTCCCAGCATCAGGGCTGA
- a CDS encoding NuoB/complex I 20 kDa subunit family protein, with product MSLEGVFKEGFVTTSYDSVVNWAKTGSLWPMTFGLACCAVEMMHAGAARYDIDRFGMLFRPSPRQSDLMIVAGTLCNKMGPALRKVYDQMAEPRWVISMGSCANGGGYYHYSYSVVRGCDRIVPVDVYVPGCPPTAEALLYGIIQLQQKIRRTNTIARA from the coding sequence ATGTCGCTTGAAGGTGTTTTCAAAGAAGGCTTCGTGACCACGAGCTACGACTCGGTGGTTAATTGGGCCAAGACAGGTTCGCTTTGGCCTATGACTTTTGGTCTGGCCTGCTGCGCTGTAGAAATGATGCATGCTGGTGCTGCGCGTTACGACATCGACCGTTTTGGCATGCTGTTTCGCCCCAGTCCGCGTCAATCTGATTTAATGATTGTTGCTGGTACGCTGTGCAATAAGATGGGACCTGCCCTGCGCAAGGTTTACGACCAGATGGCTGAGCCTCGCTGGGTTATATCCATGGGTTCGTGCGCCAATGGCGGTGGTTACTACCACTACAGTTATTCCGTGGTTCGTGGTTGCGACCGTATCGTGCCGGTGGATGTTTATGTACCGGGCTGTCCGCCCACCGCCGAAGCCTTGTTGTACGGCATCATCCAGTTGCAGCAAAAAATCCGCCGAACCAATACGATTGCGAGGGCTTGA
- the secG gene encoding preprotein translocase subunit SecG codes for MNILLTAVLAVQMLSALGMIGLILVQHGKGADMGAAFGSGGSGSLFGASGSANFLSRTTGILAALFFACTLMLAYFGNAQPRTSSSVLEGAAVIAPAIPASGAAQIPGNTAPATTAVEVPVPPAIPASGAVQIPTK; via the coding sequence ATGAATATTTTATTAACTGCTGTTCTTGCTGTGCAAATGCTTTCGGCTCTGGGCATGATTGGCCTGATTCTGGTGCAGCATGGCAAGGGTGCCGACATGGGTGCAGCGTTTGGCAGCGGAGGTTCGGGCAGCCTGTTCGGTGCGAGCGGCAGTGCCAATTTCCTGTCGCGCACGACTGGTATTTTGGCCGCTCTGTTTTTTGCCTGCACCTTGATGTTGGCTTATTTTGGTAACGCGCAACCACGTACCAGTTCCAGCGTTCTGGAAGGTGCTGCGGTCATTGCGCCGGCAATTCCTGCTTCGGGCGCTGCACAAATTCCCGGTAATACCGCGCCTGCCACCACTGCCGTTGAAGTTCCTGTTCCGCCAGCAATTCCTGCTTCAGGTGCTGTTCAAATCCCTACGAAATAA
- the tsaD gene encoding tRNA (adenosine(37)-N6)-threonylcarbamoyltransferase complex transferase subunit TsaD, whose amino-acid sequence MLVLGIESSCDETGVALVDTSASPVPRLLAHALYSQIAMHQPYGGVVPELASRDHIRRVLPLTQEVMKSAQRTLADVDVIAYTRGPGLAGALLVGAGVACSLAAALGKPAMGVHHLEGHLLSPFLSADPPEFPFVALLVSGGHTQLMRVDQVGSYELLGETIDDAAGEAFDKSAKLMGMPYPGGPHLARLALGGDGAAFKLPRPLLHSGNLDFSFAGLKTAVLTQAKKLGTELESRKADLAASTQAAIVEVLLKKTLAALSQTALRRLVVAGGVGANALLRSQLNAACQQRGIRVHYPELEFCTDNGAMIAMAAGMRLQAGLVNLDALRSSYTFDVKPRWNLSEFQSEPALATQNA is encoded by the coding sequence ATGCTAGTCCTCGGAATTGAATCAAGTTGTGATGAAACCGGAGTGGCGCTGGTCGATACCAGCGCCAGCCCTGTTCCGCGCCTGCTCGCGCACGCTTTGTACAGCCAGATCGCCATGCACCAGCCCTATGGCGGCGTGGTGCCAGAGCTGGCCAGCCGCGACCATATCCGGCGCGTGCTGCCGCTGACGCAGGAAGTCATGAAGAGCGCACAGCGCACACTGGCCGATGTCGATGTGATTGCCTACACGCGCGGCCCCGGCCTGGCCGGCGCGCTGCTGGTCGGCGCCGGCGTGGCCTGCTCGCTGGCGGCCGCCTTGGGCAAGCCGGCGATGGGCGTGCATCACCTCGAAGGCCATTTGCTGTCGCCCTTTTTAAGTGCCGACCCGCCGGAATTCCCCTTTGTGGCGTTGCTGGTGTCGGGTGGCCACACCCAGCTGATGCGGGTGGACCAGGTCGGCAGCTATGAGCTGCTCGGCGAAACGATTGACGACGCGGCCGGCGAGGCGTTCGACAAGTCGGCTAAGCTGATGGGCATGCCTTATCCCGGTGGGCCGCATCTGGCCAGGCTGGCGCTTGGCGGCGACGGCGCTGCGTTCAAGCTGCCCCGGCCCTTGCTGCACAGCGGCAACCTCGATTTTTCATTCGCCGGCCTGAAAACCGCCGTGCTGACGCAGGCGAAAAAACTCGGCACCGAACTGGAAAGCCGCAAGGCCGATCTGGCCGCGTCCACGCAGGCGGCGATTGTCGAGGTGCTGCTGAAGAAAACGCTGGCCGCCCTGTCGCAAACCGCGCTCAGGCGGCTGGTGGTGGCCGGCGGCGTCGGCGCCAACGCCTTGCTGCGCAGCCAGCTCAATGCGGCCTGCCAGCAGCGCGGCATTCGCGTGCATTACCCCGAACTGGAGTTCTGCACCGACAACGGCGCCATGATCGCCATGGCCGCCGGCATGCGGCTGCAGGCCGGGCTGGTGAACCTGGACGCCTTGCGCAGCAGCTACACCTTTGACGTGAAGCCGCGCTGGAACCTTTCGGAATTCCAGTCTGAACCCGCCCTGGCCACGCAGAACGCCTGA
- a CDS encoding branched-chain amino acid ABC transporter substrate-binding protein, producing the protein MRTLFKRTAATLCLGFSLLAQAQPAPQPPVRIALIESLSGAFANTGEAVFRNLVWATERVNARGGVKLADGQHNLAIERYDNKGQNEEALAALRSAIDDGVTVVAQGNSSSVAAALIDAINKHNEREPGKRVLLLNYSAVDPILTNEKCSYWHFRFDAHADMRMAALMDVFKDDAALKKVYLIGQDYSFGQAVLREGRKQIAAQRPDVQIVGDELHPIGRVKDFIPYAVKIKSSGAQAVLTGNWGNDLTLLIKAAREVGYDGKFYTFYGNALGVPAALGDAGVGKVIAVADWFPNTPGAASENFYQSFRQRFPRPQDDYVHMRMQLMVETLAQSLEKAGVVEAGAVAAQMEKATVNFSGVKGSMRASDHQFQQPLAVAVMDKQGAPGAKFDVEGSGYGFRVIKAISAQRAEQPTSCKMVRH; encoded by the coding sequence ATGCGAACACTTTTCAAACGCACTGCCGCAACGCTATGCCTGGGTTTTTCATTGCTCGCCCAGGCACAGCCCGCACCCCAGCCGCCCGTGCGTATCGCCCTGATCGAAAGCCTTTCCGGCGCGTTTGCCAACACCGGCGAAGCCGTGTTTCGCAACCTGGTGTGGGCCACCGAGCGCGTCAATGCGCGCGGCGGCGTCAAGCTGGCCGATGGCCAGCACAACCTGGCCATCGAGCGCTATGACAACAAGGGCCAGAACGAAGAAGCGCTGGCCGCCTTGCGCTCGGCGATTGACGACGGCGTGACGGTGGTTGCGCAGGGCAATTCGTCGTCGGTGGCGGCGGCGCTGATCGACGCCATCAACAAGCACAACGAACGCGAGCCCGGCAAGCGGGTGCTGTTGCTGAATTATTCGGCGGTCGATCCCATCCTGACGAACGAGAAATGCAGCTACTGGCATTTCCGCTTCGACGCCCATGCCGACATGCGCATGGCCGCGCTGATGGACGTGTTCAAGGACGACGCGGCGCTCAAGAAGGTGTACCTGATCGGCCAGGACTACAGCTTCGGCCAGGCCGTGCTGCGTGAAGGGCGCAAGCAGATTGCCGCGCAGCGACCCGATGTCCAGATCGTGGGCGATGAGTTGCATCCCATCGGACGGGTCAAGGACTTCATTCCCTATGCGGTCAAGATCAAGTCCAGCGGCGCGCAGGCGGTGCTGACCGGCAACTGGGGCAATGACCTGACGCTGCTCATCAAGGCGGCACGGGAAGTCGGCTACGACGGCAAGTTCTACACCTTCTACGGCAATGCGCTGGGCGTGCCTGCCGCGCTCGGCGATGCCGGGGTCGGCAAGGTGATTGCCGTGGCCGACTGGTTTCCCAACACGCCGGGTGCCGCGTCCGAGAATTTCTACCAGTCCTTTCGCCAGCGTTTTCCCCGGCCGCAGGACGACTACGTTCACATGCGCATGCAGCTGATGGTGGAAACGCTGGCCCAGAGCCTGGAAAAAGCCGGCGTGGTTGAAGCGGGCGCCGTCGCCGCGCAAATGGAAAAAGCCACGGTGAATTTTTCAGGCGTCAAGGGCAGCATGCGCGCTAGCGACCACCAGTTCCAGCAGCCGCTGGCGGTGGCGGTGATGGACAAGCAAGGCGCGCCGGGCGCGAAGTTCGATGTCGAAGGTTCGGGTTACGGTTTTCGCGTTATCAAGGCCATTTCGGCGCAGCGTGCCGAGCAGCCGACAAGCTGCAAGATGGTGCGTCATTAA
- a CDS encoding ANTAR domain-containing response regulator, with protein sequence MNSVPSLRLVVIAPDLVVSDDGDEAAVALVERSRQLRIGLLEGGFNLIATLPADTFLRERLAQLQPDMIIVDAESDARDSLEHVVMATRDERRPIVLFTNDDDTRHVKDAVAAGVSAYIVAGLEPSRIRPILDVAMARFQHEQGLRRELADARTELKDRKVIDRAKGMLMQRQGLSEQAAYEKLRKAAMDKGMRLGDVAQRMLDVADLLG encoded by the coding sequence ATGAACTCCGTACCCTCCCTGCGTCTGGTGGTCATTGCACCCGATCTGGTCGTTTCCGACGACGGGGATGAGGCCGCCGTGGCGCTGGTGGAACGCTCGCGCCAGCTGCGCATCGGCCTGCTCGAAGGCGGCTTCAACCTGATTGCCACGCTGCCGGCCGACACCTTTTTGCGCGAGCGGCTGGCGCAGCTGCAGCCCGACATGATCATCGTCGATGCCGAAAGCGATGCCCGCGATTCGCTCGAACATGTCGTCATGGCCACGCGCGACGAGCGCCGGCCCATCGTGCTGTTCACCAATGACGACGACACCCGCCACGTCAAGGATGCCGTGGCCGCCGGCGTGTCCGCCTATATCGTCGCCGGGCTGGAGCCGTCGCGCATCCGTCCGATCCTGGATGTGGCCATGGCCCGCTTTCAGCATGAGCAGGGACTGCGCCGCGAACTGGCAGACGCCCGCACCGAACTGAAAGACCGCAAAGTCATCGACCGGGCCAAGGGCATGCTGATGCAGCGCCAGGGCCTGTCGGAGCAGGCGGCGTATGAAAAACTGCGCAAGGCGGCCATGGACAAGGGCATGCGTCTTGGCGATGTGGCGCAGCGCATGCTGGATGTGGCCGACCTGCTGGGTTAA
- the rpsO gene encoding 30S ribosomal protein S15 translates to MIAKSIKAEIVKDNARSATDTGSPEVQVGLLTGRINELMPHFKTHAKDHHGRRGLLRMVSRRRKLLDYLKSKDASRYVALIAKLGLRK, encoded by the coding sequence ATGATCGCAAAATCAATCAAGGCCGAGATTGTCAAGGACAACGCCCGTTCCGCTACCGACACCGGCAGTCCTGAAGTCCAGGTCGGCCTGCTGACCGGCCGCATCAATGAACTGATGCCCCATTTCAAGACCCACGCCAAGGACCACCACGGCCGCCGTGGCCTGCTGCGCATGGTCAGCCGTCGCCGCAAGCTGCTGGACTACCTGAAGTCCAAGGATGCTTCCCGTTATGTTGCGCTGATCGCCAAGCTTGGCCTGCGTAAATAA
- a CDS encoding NAD(P)H-quinone oxidoreductase has translation MQVIEITSFGTPDVLQLGERPDPEPAVGEVLIRVAASGVNRPDVLQRTGNYPVPPGASDIPGLEVAGEIIAGDARAMAAAGLKIGDRVCALVAGGGYAGLCVAPVGQCLPVPEGLSDVQAASLPETFFTVWSNVFERAHLQKGETLLVQGGSSGIGVTAIQIAKALGATVLVTAGSDEKCAACVALGADHAINYKTGEFVEEVKKLTNGQGVDVILDMVGGSYVAREVQCLAEDGRLVIIAVQGGVKAEFNAGLVLRKRLTITGSTLRPRSLEFKTAIAMALKEKIWPLIASGAIKPVIHSTFAAADAAKAHTLMESNQHIGKIVLTW, from the coding sequence ATGCAAGTCATTGAAATCACCTCTTTTGGCACGCCTGACGTGCTGCAATTGGGCGAGCGTCCTGATCCTGAACCCGCTGTCGGCGAAGTGCTGATCCGCGTCGCTGCCTCCGGCGTGAACCGGCCCGACGTGCTGCAGCGCACCGGCAATTACCCGGTGCCGCCCGGTGCATCCGACATTCCCGGGCTGGAAGTTGCCGGCGAAATCATCGCCGGCGATGCCCGGGCGATGGCGGCTGCAGGCCTGAAGATTGGCGACCGGGTTTGCGCTTTGGTCGCTGGCGGTGGTTATGCCGGATTGTGCGTGGCACCCGTCGGGCAATGCCTTCCGGTGCCCGAGGGATTGAGCGATGTGCAGGCGGCGTCGCTGCCCGAGACTTTCTTTACCGTCTGGAGCAACGTCTTTGAACGGGCGCACCTGCAGAAAGGGGAAACCCTGCTGGTTCAGGGTGGCTCCAGCGGCATCGGTGTGACGGCCATCCAGATTGCCAAAGCGCTTGGCGCTACGGTGCTGGTCACGGCCGGTAGCGACGAGAAGTGCGCTGCCTGCGTGGCCTTGGGTGCTGACCATGCGATCAATTACAAGACCGGCGAATTTGTCGAAGAAGTGAAGAAGCTGACGAACGGGCAGGGTGTCGATGTCATTCTAGACATGGTCGGCGGCAGCTATGTTGCGCGTGAAGTCCAGTGTCTGGCCGAAGACGGCCGGCTTGTCATCATTGCGGTGCAGGGCGGGGTCAAGGCCGAGTTCAATGCCGGCCTGGTATTGCGCAAGCGACTAACCATCACCGGTTCTACCTTGCGCCCCCGTTCGCTGGAATTCAAGACGGCCATTGCCATGGCGCTGAAGGAAAAAATCTGGCCCCTGATCGCCAGCGGGGCCATCAAGCCCGTGATTCACAGCACGTTTGCCGCAGCCGATGCCGCCAAGGCACATACGCTGATGGAATCGAATCAGCATATCGGAAAAATCGTTTTAACCTGGTAA
- a CDS encoding pyridoxal phosphate-dependent aminotransferase — protein MRQAVLTLEESMIRQVANAGMGRTDVLKFWFGESDETTPAFIRDAAIASLQQGETFYAHNLGLPELREAIAGYSTRLRCPGAAPIGGDRIAVTSGGVNALMLAVQALVDAGDEVVAVTPVWPNLTAQPLIMGARLRCVSLKPVAGQWQLDMAELLAAITPNTKLLIVNAPNNPTGWTLSRSEQASILAHCRATGTWILADEVYERLYFESTPNGCAPSFLDIAAPDDRLVVAHSFSKSFLMTGWRLGWLVMPASVTPHMGKLVEFNTSCAPVFIQRAGLVALQRTDDVTPQLVAHLKTCRDTLVPLLQAVPGVEVASTKGGMYAFFRLADQKRFGDSLETAKRLVVEAGLGLAPGNAFMVNPGPDAQGWLRWCFASRDVARLGQGVDRLRHWLAL, from the coding sequence ATGAGACAGGCAGTTTTGACTCTTGAAGAGTCGATGATCCGCCAGGTCGCCAATGCGGGCATGGGGCGCACCGATGTGCTGAAGTTCTGGTTTGGCGAGAGCGACGAGACGACGCCCGCTTTCATCCGCGACGCCGCCATTGCATCGCTGCAGCAAGGCGAGACGTTTTATGCGCACAACCTCGGCTTGCCGGAATTGCGCGAAGCCATTGCCGGGTATTCGACCAGGCTGCGCTGCCCGGGCGCCGCGCCCATAGGCGGCGACCGCATTGCCGTGACCTCGGGCGGCGTCAATGCCCTGATGCTGGCGGTGCAGGCGCTGGTCGATGCGGGCGACGAGGTCGTGGCCGTCACGCCGGTGTGGCCCAACCTGACGGCCCAGCCGCTGATCATGGGCGCCCGGCTGCGCTGCGTCAGCCTCAAGCCGGTGGCCGGGCAATGGCAGCTCGACATGGCGGAGTTGCTCGCTGCCATCACGCCCAACACCAAACTGCTGATCGTCAATGCACCGAACAATCCGACCGGCTGGACCCTGAGCCGGTCCGAGCAGGCTTCGATCCTGGCGCATTGCCGCGCTACCGGCACCTGGATTCTGGCCGACGAGGTTTATGAACGCCTGTACTTCGAGTCCACACCCAACGGCTGCGCGCCCAGTTTTCTGGACATTGCCGCGCCCGATGACCGGCTGGTCGTTGCCCACAGTTTCTCCAAGAGTTTTTTGATGACCGGCTGGCGTCTGGGCTGGCTGGTGATGCCGGCTTCCGTGACGCCGCACATGGGCAAGCTGGTCGAGTTCAACACCTCCTGCGCGCCAGTGTTCATCCAGCGGGCCGGGCTGGTCGCCTTGCAAAGAACCGACGATGTGACGCCGCAACTGGTGGCGCACCTCAAAACCTGCCGCGATACGCTGGTGCCGCTGCTGCAGGCCGTGCCGGGCGTGGAAGTGGCATCCACCAAAGGCGGCATGTATGCCTTTTTCAGGCTGGCCGACCAGAAGCGTTTCGGTGATTCGCTCGAAACCGCCAAGCGGCTCGTGGTCGAGGCCGGGCTGGGCCTGGCGCCGGGAAATGCCTTCATGGTCAATCCCGGACCCGATGCCCAGGGCTGGCTGCGCTGGTGTTTTGCCAGCCGGGATGTCGCCAGGCTGGGGCAGGGCGTTGACCGGCTCAGGCATTGGCTTGCGCTATAA
- the tpiA gene encoding triose-phosphate isomerase, translating to MNGSLTANEELLAALAAGLAQSPSCEIAVCVPAPYLAQLQSLKSKHAALSAVDVGAQDVSAHASGAYTGEVSAVMLKELGCRYVIVGHSERRQYHAETDALVAEKARAALAAGITPIVCVGETLAERESGRTEEVVKRQLAAVIHANGHCISEIVVAYEPVWAIGTGKTASPEEAQAVHAVLRAQLKAATDQSIRIKILYGGSMNAANAATLLAQPDIDGGLMGGASLKAPDFLKIIAAAPV from the coding sequence ATGAACGGCAGCCTGACTGCCAATGAAGAACTGCTGGCCGCGCTTGCTGCCGGGCTGGCTCAAAGCCCGTCCTGCGAGATCGCCGTCTGCGTGCCTGCACCTTACCTGGCACAGCTTCAGTCCTTGAAATCGAAACACGCGGCCTTGTCTGCCGTTGACGTGGGCGCGCAGGATGTATCCGCCCACGCTTCGGGTGCCTACACCGGCGAAGTCAGTGCAGTCATGCTCAAGGAGCTGGGTTGCCGCTACGTCATCGTCGGTCATTCGGAGCGCCGTCAGTACCATGCCGAAACTGATGCACTGGTCGCCGAGAAGGCCAGGGCTGCGCTGGCTGCGGGCATCACGCCGATCGTCTGTGTTGGGGAAACATTGGCCGAGCGCGAATCCGGCCGTACCGAAGAGGTGGTCAAGCGTCAACTGGCGGCCGTCATCCATGCCAACGGGCACTGCATCAGCGAGATTGTGGTGGCTTATGAACCGGTTTGGGCCATAGGGACGGGCAAGACCGCCTCGCCAGAGGAGGCCCAGGCCGTGCATGCGGTCCTGAGAGCCCAGCTCAAGGCTGCAACTGACCAGTCAATTCGAATCAAAATTCTGTATGGCGGCAGTATGAATGCAGCCAACGCTGCGACTTTGCTGGCTCAGCCCGACATTGATGGCGGCCTGATGGGCGGCGCTTCGCTCAAGGCACCGGATTTTTTGAAAATTATTGCTGCTGCGCCCGTTTGA